The Bacteroidia bacterium genomic interval AACTACCATAGCGAAATCTTTTACATCTCCTTCAAAGTCGCTGGACATGGTAATGGCCACTTGTGTTCCATCACGGGCAATGATTACCTGAGAAGTCTTGTTGAATAATTTTGCATCTGCTTTTGCTACATAGAAGCCACAGAAAGCGAAGCTTTGTATTGCGTGAGCAAAAAAGAACAATGATGTTAATACGGTTGTACGCATGCTTAATGATTATTTGTTGTATGATTTAGACGATTGTTTGATCCAGTGAAAACTCTTTCCTCCGTATTTCTTATTGAGGAAAACGGTGAGTGGACTTACGATAATGAGGGCCCAAATGGGCGCATCAAAAGTGTAAAACCAGCTGCTGAGGATATAGGTAAAAACTCCGATGATTACAGCCCAGATGATGCGGGCTTTGGGAGCCTTTGGAGTTGTTTTGGGGTCGGTGATCATGAAGAAGGTGAACAGTAAGAGGGTTCCGCTACTCATGCTGTGAAAAAAATGATCCAAAGGCCAACCCTTATAGATCACCTGTTCGATAAATATGAGTCCACCAAAACTGAATAGGAATCCCAGGCTTGTATCTATTCTTCCGACCTTGAGCAAGACGATCAAGGCTGCTGCTCCCATCATAAAGAGAAGGACAACATCACTGCCCCATTGTCCGGGAGAAACCCAGGCTTTCCCCGTAAGTAAGATCGCTCCAATGATGCCGATATTGGCGGGATTGAACAGATGGGAATCCTTGTAACGAATCAAGAATTTGGAACTGATGGCAATGAAAGCAGCCAGGCCCAATACCCATAAATCAGAAGATTTGCAGAGAAGGCATAAACCCAGAGCGGTAATCATGGCACTCTTGAGTCCCTGCATGCTGAGTTTATGCTTCTTGAGGAATACAAATTGCGTGAAAAGAGAGACTGATATGAGCAGCGCATAGGCGGCCAGATTTGCCTGCCAACCCAGAGCAAATATGCCATAAAGCAAAAATCCTCCCAGGTATATAATCTGAAAATGCCGGGCATCTTTCAGCAAGTGAAAGTTGGGAACTTTTGGCAAAGTAAGGCTCAGTGAACTCATATCTTATCGTGTTTATGGATAGGATATGTTCTCTGGACTTATTCCATAAAATTATTTTTTATCAGGCGAGATTTTAGGCAAAAAACAAGCCTGGAAAATCAGCTAAGAAACCAAGCTAGGAAGCTGATAAAGAGGTATTTGTGAAGAATGCTGTACAAAAAAAGGCAAAGCCTAAAAATTAGGTCTTTGCCGTTAATATTTTAACAGTAAAATACGATTAGTTGTATCTTCCTGTATGTTTTTCTATGGTTTTTTGGCTTGGAAAAAGGGCAAGCAAAATGCCGGTAAAGAAAGCTCCTAATCCCATAAAGGATCTCCAGTTCCACTGATAATAATCCATATTATTTAAGGAGACTTCATACCCATTAATGTTCTGTTCAATTACTTCTCCTCCAATTCCCATTCCCCAAAGGGTAACAAATAGGCCTATGATGATCAGGCTTAAAGCGATTGAGTTTTTTGCGTCAAGATTTGGCATGTCGAGTGACTTTGTTTTTGATTTCGCTGGCGAAGTTAGGAAAGGAAAAGCAGCTTAGCAAGGCTTTTCCTATGCTTTTAAGTAGTTATTAAACATAGTTAAAAGCGCCAGAAATTGTTCAGGTCCCGAGAAAGGCTTTTTGCCTGAAAATAGTACCTATTGTTGGGATCGCTTTTGATTCGCTGAAGATGGCTTTGGCTTATCTCGCTTTCTCCTTTTGCTAAATATGCCAAAGATAAATACCAGTCTTTGAGCTCAGAAGCAAAACCATCCAATTGACTATTCTCCAGAACTTCGCTTGCGTCTTCATAATCCCCATTGCTAAAAGCAGCCATTGCGAAGCGAAATCTATCGGCCTCATGCAGGGAATTAAGATCCTGCTTACTTATGCCAAACACTTCTGTAGGTCCATGAAATGAATCGAAATATTTATCAAATAAATGCTGATCGCTGTACTTTTTGCTTTGAACAGCTGAAAAAGCCAGAAAGGCTCCCAGGATCAGGCTGAGAAGTGCGGGACTGATAAAGCGATTGTATTTGCTGAGGTAGTCGCTTATGCTCCAGCTGGAGTTTCGCTTCATGAGACTTTGCATAGAGCTGTTTAACATATTATGGCTCCATAGAAAGCGCAGCTTTTCCTGAAGTTTTTGATCCTCCGGATACAGGGCCGCTTCATGTATGCTTTTCTGAATTTGTTTTTGTTGATAAGCTTGCGAACCTGGAGGTACTTCCGTTTCCTCCAAAAGCTCAAGAATGGCTTGTCTGGCAAGCTCTTCGGTTTGTGGATCAAGTTCCTTTAGCAAGTCTTTTTTAAGCTGCAAAGGAGCTTCTCCGCTTTGCATCCAGGGGATACGACTGAGTTTAAGGAGCTTGTCATAAGAAACCAGTTTATTGGCATCTGTTTCCAGACCGGATGCTTTATCAAGGGCTTTTCCGATTTTCAAGGTCATGGCCCAGGAAGGTTCGGCCGAAAGCATGCTTGCGGTTACCCATTTGTATAAAGCATCTCCCAGATAATCTTGTAGATCTTCTTTGGATTCAAAATCATAATCCTCCAGCGGGGGTTTAGCATTACTGCTAGCCAGTGCTTCCGATTTCATGCTCTCGAAATCCTGAATATCATCAGCTAATAAGGCTTCCAGGATTCCTTCCTGTTGACTAAGGTTTGCTTCCAGGACCTTGAATTGTCCCTGCAATTCCCTTTCTCTAAATCCCCAGGAATTGATAGGCTCTGGAGTGAGAATTACTTTTTCAGACCAGGCTTCAAAACTGCTTTCCGCCCAATCAGCCAATTGATGAGTCTTAAGATCTATCAAGTAAGAAGCTTTACTGAAAATCAACAACCTATCTGCCCGTATCTTTTTATCTATTAAGTCTAGTTCTATGCCTTCCGGAAAGTCTTCGTTATAGCAAAAACGAGGATCATTTCGGAAACGGAAACTGACAATGGGAACCTCTTCTTTTTTCAAGAGGAGCATCAATTGCTCAAATAATTCAGCCAGATGGTCCGAAGGTCCACTTTCGTCTATCAAAACCAGGTATTCACAACTCTCTTTTTCTGCCTCATAGACCAAAGCCGGAAATCCTCCGCTCCGAACCGTTTCATAAAGGGTATGCTTGATGTCCAGTTGCAAGTTTTCGGAGGCCCTCCTTTTTTTGAGTTTCTCGGCCAAACTATACATGCCAGCTTCTGCTTGCAATTCTTCTTCCCAATCCGGATAAGGAAGGCTGTAAGGAGCTTCTGAACCTGATTGGAAAAATTGCTTGAAATGGAAGCTGTATTGATTATGTTTCAGACTTTCAAGGTAGGACTCTACGCCAATAATCAACACAAGCGCCAAGAGAAAAACAGACCATTTGATCATCGTTAATTTGTCGACTTGCTCCTGAAGTTGCTGATTGTTGTAGGCAATATGATCTACTGCTAAATCATACACAGGCAGACTCATTATTTTACTTTCGTCTCCTATGCTAAGTCTTACAGTATAGATGCCCGGATCTTTATAAAGATGTTTGGGTTTCAAGAGTTGGGAAGAGGTATTGTCTCCAAAATCCCAGCGTAGCTCATATTGACTTAGGTCTTGTGGGCTTTCTATGATGAAATCAAAAGCTTCAGAAGCAATTACATGTCTAGGGCCGGGATGAAAGTCAAATTCTACTAATTTATCAGACTTTTCCTTACTGCTTTGGGTAGCTAACTGATCTGAAGAAGTTTCTTCCTGTCTTTTTATGATGTTTAGGTTTTCAGAAGCATTTTCCAGTATGTTTACGATTTCATTGCTTTCACTTGGTGGAAGAGGAGCTACATAATCGGAAGGAGTTTGTTGGTAGAGGAGAAAAGCATAGGTTCCAATCAGAAATAAAACAGCCAGTGCATACAGTCCGATTCGCTTTTTATTGAGCTCTTTTTTTATGACTTCTTTATCCGGAAACTCCCAATCCTCCGTAGCGACTGGAGCAAGTTCTTTCAATTCTGTATGATAAGCCTTAAAAGCATGTTTGAACTTTTCCTGTTCTTCTACATTCTTTGCAATAACAGGACTCAGGATTTGACTTAATTTTTCGGCTTGGCCCAGGTAATCGGCTCCCAGTTTTTGTAGAACTTCCTGTACCTTCAATTGCTCTGAGGGGCTTAGGTGAATGCCATATTGCTCGAGCTTGGTAAGGAGGCTACTGAGTGGGAGTTTCATGGGACTTATAGATTTTGGATACGATTTAGGTCTTCCTTGTTCTTAGCTAATACGGAATAACTGAGCTTAAGGATGCTTTTCTGTCGGGGACTCAACCGTCTAAAATTGAGGCCTTCTTTCAGAAATTCGTTTAACTCTAATATACGCAACCAGGCAATAAGTTCGGCGGTTGCCGGTTTTTTCTTTTTCACCAGTTCTCTGATCTTTTCAAAATGCAGGATGAGGTCTTCATCTGCATAGTCCGATCTTTTCCCTAATTGACTTAAGGCTATTTCTGTTAATTGTTTTCTTTTGGGGAAAGGGATATGGTAAAACACACATCTTCGCAAAAAGGGTTCTGGCAGATTCTTTTCAGAATTGCTGGTCATGATGACAATGATCTTCCCTTTATTCCCTTTTCGGATGATGTGATTATTGGATTCCTTGATCTCAAAACTATTGTTCTCAATCTCGTGGAGAATGTCATTGGGGAAATCTCTGGGAGCTTTATCGATCTCGTCAATTAAAACAACAGAACTTTTAGGGGCTTTCTCTGATATAAAAGTACCCTTCTTTATCTCATCTGCATTACTAAGGGCAATGGCTTTTCCCATAGCTCTAAGGTCAATATAATTTGAACTCTCAGGAGCTTCTGTTCCAGCCGCTTTGCTGAGGTTCGCATCATGGAAATGCCGAAGCGCATCGTAATTGTAGAAAAGATCCTGGGCCTTGGAAGCTGTTTTCGTATGGAAGACGAGGGGTTCTGGTAAAAAATTCTCATGATCCCTTGAAAGATCCCAGGCAATCTTATGGGCAAGACGAGTTTTTCCTGTTCCGGGTTCTCCCGTCAATAGCAGAGGTTGTCCCAAAGCTACTGCAACTTCCACGGCTGCAGCTAAATCTACGTGGAGGATGTAGTTCTCAGGATTGTGAGCATACTGCTGGAATGCCTTGTCTCCAAGATCCAGATTGATTTTGGCCATACTATATGATGAAGAAAAGAACCAGGGAGAAGCAAATGGCTACTACCATTTCCAAAAGGCCTGCTCCTATATTTTGATCCTGAGCTATTTCTGTATTCAGGTCAGAGTTGCGCAGGATAAATTTGTCGAATATAAATCTGACAGCAATCAGGTAAACAAAAACCACCAGAACTTCTACCGCAAGCAAGCTAAGGTCTTCTACCCATCCGCTGAAGTTGCCGGAGACTGCTTGCATAACAATGATACCGATAGAGATCAATCCCCCGGCAAATCCCAATCCCGCAGCAAGATTATCTTTCTCTATTTCGTCATGGACTGAATAAGGAGTAAGCTTTGCATAGATCCTCGCAAAGAGAATAAGACACAATTGACCGAGAATAAAGAAAACGAGAGAAATAAAGAGATTACTCCCTTCCCCATGTAGGGCTCCAGCTATAATTAAACCTGAGGCTATATATGAGGCAGCTTCAACTACGCCCGTTCCGGGATTCTGGTCCTTAATGATCTCTTTATCAACTGAAAACTCTGTCAGAATCAGTTTGCGATTGACAAGCCTGGCTCCATGCAGTAAGAGGATACCTGCTATGGCTATTCCCACCGAAAGGGAAAGATCCAGAAAAGTATCCATATCGAAGGCAGATATATTGGGACTGATAGCGGCTCTTTCAGCCAGGGTAAGATTAGGGGCTGGATCAACAATGGCTCCTATAAATACAGCTGTGACCCCCACAAAATAACCTGCGGTACTTACAGATACAGCATTATTGTCATAGTGGGTAAGTTGTTCATCCAAATTATAACTCGAGAATGCTCCTTTCAGCCATTTGGCAAAAAAGAATAAGCCGATGTAGGATAGGATGAATAAAGTATTGACAATTATCGTAGTAGGTTCGGGCAGAAAGTCCGGCATATTGTGTGAATTTTCCTGAAAATAAGGAGAAAAATACTGAAAAAAGAAATCTAAAGCCTTGAGAAAAGGCTTATTGCTGTTTGGCTTCTTTTTGAGGGAGGTTAAATCCTTCTACATATTTAAGTAGGATCACGAGAGCACCCAATGCAATTACGCTTGCAAATACCCAACAAAGGACTGGCTGAAATCCCAAAAAGCCAAAAAGCTCATTGCTGGATACCCATACAGCCAGGCAAATACCATAGCCGTATATGCTTAGTTCCCGATTACTCAGTTGTTTGCTTCGGGTATACATAAAATAGCCCGCGGATAAGAGGGCAAGTGCCATCACAAAATGCAGAAA includes:
- a CDS encoding PKD domain-containing protein encodes the protein MKLPLSSLLTKLEQYGIHLSPSEQLKVQEVLQKLGADYLGQAEKLSQILSPVIAKNVEEQEKFKHAFKAYHTELKELAPVATEDWEFPDKEVIKKELNKKRIGLYALAVLFLIGTYAFLLYQQTPSDYVAPLPPSESNEIVNILENASENLNIIKRQEETSSDQLATQSSKEKSDKLVEFDFHPGPRHVIASEAFDFIIESPQDLSQYELRWDFGDNTSSQLLKPKHLYKDPGIYTVRLSIGDESKIMSLPVYDLAVDHIAYNNQQLQEQVDKLTMIKWSVFLLALVLIIGVESYLESLKHNQYSFHFKQFFQSGSEAPYSLPYPDWEEELQAEAGMYSLAEKLKKRRASENLQLDIKHTLYETVRSGGFPALVYEAEKESCEYLVLIDESGPSDHLAELFEQLMLLLKKEEVPIVSFRFRNDPRFCYNEDFPEGIELDLIDKKIRADRLLIFSKASYLIDLKTHQLADWAESSFEAWSEKVILTPEPINSWGFRERELQGQFKVLEANLSQQEGILEALLADDIQDFESMKSEALASSNAKPPLEDYDFESKEDLQDYLGDALYKWVTASMLSAEPSWAMTLKIGKALDKASGLETDANKLVSYDKLLKLSRIPWMQSGEAPLQLKKDLLKELDPQTEELARQAILELLEETEVPPGSQAYQQKQIQKSIHEAALYPEDQKLQEKLRFLWSHNMLNSSMQSLMKRNSSWSISDYLSKYNRFISPALLSLILGAFLAFSAVQSKKYSDQHLFDKYFDSFHGPTEVFGISKQDLNSLHEADRFRFAMAAFSNGDYEDASEVLENSQLDGFASELKDWYLSLAYLAKGESEISQSHLQRIKSDPNNRYYFQAKSLSRDLNNFWRF
- a CDS encoding RnfABCDGE type electron transport complex subunit D, with translation MSSLSLTLPKVPNFHLLKDARHFQIIYLGGFLLYGIFALGWQANLAAYALLISVSLFTQFVFLKKHKLSMQGLKSAMITALGLCLLCKSSDLWVLGLAAFIAISSKFLIRYKDSHLFNPANIGIIGAILLTGKAWVSPGQWGSDVVLLFMMGAAALIVLLKVGRIDTSLGFLFSFGGLIFIEQVIYKGWPLDHFFHSMSSGTLLLFTFFMITDPKTTPKAPKARIIWAVIIGVFTYILSSWFYTFDAPIWALIIVSPLTVFLNKKYGGKSFHWIKQSSKSYNK
- a CDS encoding MoxR family ATPase yields the protein MAKINLDLGDKAFQQYAHNPENYILHVDLAAAVEVAVALGQPLLLTGEPGTGKTRLAHKIAWDLSRDHENFLPEPLVFHTKTASKAQDLFYNYDALRHFHDANLSKAAGTEAPESSNYIDLRAMGKAIALSNADEIKKGTFISEKAPKSSVVLIDEIDKAPRDFPNDILHEIENNSFEIKESNNHIIRKGNKGKIIVIMTSNSEKNLPEPFLRRCVFYHIPFPKRKQLTEIALSQLGKRSDYADEDLILHFEKIRELVKKKKPATAELIAWLRILELNEFLKEGLNFRRLSPRQKSILKLSYSVLAKNKEDLNRIQNL
- a CDS encoding DUF350 domain-containing protein, yielding MPDFLPEPTTIIVNTLFILSYIGLFFFAKWLKGAFSSYNLDEQLTHYDNNAVSVSTAGYFVGVTAVFIGAIVDPAPNLTLAERAAISPNISAFDMDTFLDLSLSVGIAIAGILLLHGARLVNRKLILTEFSVDKEIIKDQNPGTGVVEAASYIASGLIIAGALHGEGSNLFISLVFFILGQLCLILFARIYAKLTPYSVHDEIEKDNLAAGLGFAGGLISIGIIVMQAVSGNFSGWVEDLSLLAVEVLVVFVYLIAVRFIFDKFILRNSDLNTEIAQDQNIGAGLLEMVVAICFSLVLFFII